The proteins below are encoded in one region of Cucurbita pepo subsp. pepo cultivar mu-cu-16 chromosome LG10, ASM280686v2, whole genome shotgun sequence:
- the LOC111803878 gene encoding magnesium-chelatase subunit ChlH, chloroplastic, whose product MASLMSSPFLPASKSELQLSSLSQKHFFLHSFLPKKTHLAISSKSAVKVKCVATGNGLFTQTSPEVRRVVPDNTNGLPTVKIVYVVLEAQYQSSLTAAVLALNKNKTHANFQVVGYLVEELRDVSTYNTFCKDVEDANIFIGSLIFVEELALKVKAAVEKERDRLDAVLVFPSMPEVMRLNKLGSFSMSQLGQSKSPFFQLFKKKKQSAGFADSMLKLVRTLPKVLKYLPSDKAQDARLYILSLQFWLGGSPDNLQNFLKMISGSYVPALKGAKIEYSEPVLYLDTGIWHPLAPCMYDDVKEYLNWYGTRRDANEKLKDSKAPVIGLILQRSHIVTGDESHYVAVIMELEARGAKVIPIFAGGLDFSGPVERYLVDPVTKKPFVHSVVSLTGFALVGGPARQDHPRAIEALTKLDVPYIVALPLVFQTTEEWLNSTLGLHPIQVALQVALPELDGGMEPIVFSGRDPRTGKSHALHKRVEQLCTRAIKWAELKRKSKAEKKLAITVFSFPPDKGNVGTAAYLNVFSSIFSVLKDLKKDGYNVEGLPETSEALIEDVIHDKEAQFNSPNLNIAYKMNVREYQQLTPYSSTLEENWGKPPGHLNSDGENLLVYGKQYGNVFIGVQPTFGYEGDPMRLLFSKSASPHHGFAAYYSYVENIFKADAVLHFGTHGSLEFMPGKQVGMSDVCYPDSLIGNIPNVYYYAANNPSEATVAKRRSYANTISYLTPPAENAGLYKGLKQLSELISSYQSLKDTGRGAQIVSSIVSTARQCNLDKDVELPEEGEEIPAKDRDLVVGKVYSKIMEIESRLLPCGLHIIGEPPSAMEAVATLVNIAALDRPEDDISSLPSILANTVGRNIEDLYRGNDKGVLKDVELLRQITEASRGAISSFVERSTNSKGQVVDVGDKLTSILGFGINEPWVQYLSNTKFYRADREKLRKLFEFLAECLKLIVTDNELGSLKQALEGKYVEPGPGGDPIRNPKVLPTGKNIHALDPQAIPTTAAMQSAKVVVERLIERQKAENGGKYPETIALVLWGTDNIKTYGESLAQVLWMIGVMPVADTFGRVNRVEPVSLEELGRPRIDVVVNCSGVFRDLFINQMNLLDRAVKMVAEMDEPVEQNFVRKHAMEQAQALGIEVREAATRVFSNASGSYSSNINLAVENSSWNDEKQLQDMYLSRKSFAFDCDAPGAGMMEKRKVFEMALSTADATFQNLDSSEISLTDVSHYFDSDPTNLVQGLRKDGKKPNAYIADTTTANAQVRSLAETVRLDARTKLLNPKWYEGMMSSGYEGVREIEKRLTNTVGWSATSGQVDNWVYEEANTTFIQDEEMLNRLMKTNPNSFRKLVQTFLEANGRGYWETSEENIEKLRQLYSEVEDKIEGVDR is encoded by the exons ATGGCGTCCTTGATGTCATCGCCATTTTTACCGGCTTCCAAATCGGAGCTTCAGCTCTCATCGCTTTCCCAGAAgcatttcttcctccattccTTCCTCCCCAAGAAAACCCACCTCGCCATTTCTTCAAAATCCGCCGTGAAAGTGAAATGTGTCGCCACCGGCAATGGTCTCTTCACACAAACAAGTCCCGAAGTCCGGCGTGTCGTTCCCGACAACACCAACGGCCTTCCGACAGTCAAAATTGTGTATGTCGTTCTCGAAGCACAATACCAATCATCACTCACCGCCGCCGTTTTAGCTctcaacaagaacaaaacccATGCCAATTTCCAAGTTGTGGGTTATTTAGTCGAAGAGCTTCGCGATGTTTCAACGTACAATACATTCTGTAAAGACGTGGAGGATGCGAACATCTTCATTGGGTCATTGATTTTCGTTGAGGAACTCGCTTTGAAAGTGAAGGCAGCTGTTGAGAAAGAAAGGGATCGACTCGACGCCGTTTTGGTGTTTCCATCGATGCCTGAAGTGATGAGATTAAACAAGCTTGGGAGTTTCAGTATGTCACAATTGGGGCAATCTAAGAGTCCATTTTTTCAGCtgtttaagaagaagaagcaatcAGCTGGGTTTGCTGATAGCATGTTGAAGCTTGTAAGGACATTGCCAAAGGTATTAAAGTACTTGCCTAGTGATAAGGCACAGGATGCTAGGCTTTATATATTGAGTTTGCAATTTTGGCTTGGTGGGTCACCTGataatcttcaaaatttcttgaaaatgaTATCTGGTTCATATGTTCCTGCTTTAAAAGGGGCTAAGATTGAGTATTCTGAGCCAGTTTTGTATTTAGACACTGGAATTTGGCACCCTTTGGCTCCTtgtatgtatgatgatgtgaagGAGTATTTGAATTGGTATGGAACAAGGAGGGATGCTAATGAGAAGCTTAAGGACTCTAAGGCCCCTGTGATTGGGCTTATTTTGCAGAGGAGTCACATTGTTACAGGTGATGAGAGCCATTATGTGGCTGTGATTATGGAGTTGGAGGCTAGAGGGGCTAAAGTGATACCTATTTTTGCTGGTGGGCTTGATTTTTCGGGTCCGGTCGAGAGGTATCTTGTCGATCCGGTGACGAAGAAACCGTTCGTGCACTCGGTCGTGTCGCTTACTGGGTTTGCTCTGGTTGGAGGGCCTGCTAGACAGGATCATCCTAGAGCTATTGAAGCACTGACAAAGCTTGATGTTCCTTATATTGTTGCTTTGCCTTTGGTGTTTCAAACTACTGAGGAATGGCTTAATAGCACGTTGGGTTTGCACCCGATTCAGGTGGCGCTTCAGGTCGCTCTACCGGAGCTCGATGGTGGTATGGAGCCTATTGTTTTCTCCGGTCGGGATCCTCGAACTG GGAAATCTCATGCACTTCACAAGAGGGTTGAGCAGCTATGCACCAGGGCGATCAAATGGGCtgaacttaaaagaaaatctaag GCTGAGAAGAAGCTGGCTATAACTGTCTTTAGTTTCCCCCCTGACAAGGGAAATGTTGGAACGGCTGCTTATTTGAATGTCTTCTCCTCCATCTTCTCCGTCCTGAAAGACCTCAAGAAGGACGGATATAACGTCGAAGGCCTTCCCGAAACTTCCGAAGCTTTGATTGAAGATGTTATTCATGACAAAGAGGCGCAATTCAATAGCCCGAATctaaacattgcttataagatGAACGTTCGTGAGTACCAACAATTGACACCTTACTCGTCCACCTTGGAAGAGAACTGGGGTAAGCCTCCTGGCCATTTGAACTCGGATGGAGAGAATCTGTTGGTATATGGAAAGCAGTACGGAAACGTGTTCATCGGTGTTCAACCGACGTTCGGATACGAGGGTGATCCGATGAGACTTCTCTTCTCTAAATCTGCTAGCCCCCATCATGGTTTTGCAGCATATTACTCTTATGTTGAGAATATCTTTAAGGCCGACGCAGTTCTTCACTTCGGAACTCATGGTTCGCTTGAATTCATGCCCGGAAAGCAAGTCGGAATGAGCGATGTCTGTTATCCCGACAGTTTGATTGGTAACATTCCGAATGTATACTATTATGCAGCTAATAATCCATCCGAGGCGACCGTTGCTAAACGTCGAAGCTATGCTAATACCATTAGCTATTTGACACCCCCAGCAGAGAATGCAGGGCTTTACAAGGGGCTTAAGCAATTGAGTGAGCTTATTTCCTCGTACCAATCGCTTAAAGATACGGGTCGTGGGGCGCAGATTGTTAGCTCGATTGTCAGTACTGCTAGACAATGTAATCTCGATAAGGACGTCGAACTACCTGAGGAGGGAGAGGAAATCCCAGCTAAAGATCGCGACCTTGTCGTCGGGAAAGTATACTCGAAGATCATGGAGATCGAATCCCGTCTTTTACCTTGTGGACTTCATATCATTGGTGAGCCACCATCCGCCATGGAGGCAGTAGCAACATTGGTTAACATCGCTGCACTCGACCGTCCCGAAGACGACATTTCATCTCTTCCATCAATACTAGCAAACACAGTTGGAAGAAACATAGAAGATCTGTACCGAGGCAATGACAAGGGAGTATTGAAGGATGTCGAGCTGCTTCGACAAATTACCGAGGCTTCACGTGGGGCCATTTCCTCGTTCGTGGAACGATCAACTAACAGTAAGGGTCAAGTCGTCGACGTCGGTGATAAGCTCACCTCAATCCTAGGATTCGGTATAAACGAACCGTGGGTTCAGTACTTGTCAAACACCAAATTTTACAGGGCTGACAGGGAGAAGCTGCGGAAACTATTCGAGTTCTTGGCCGAGTGTTTGAAGCTCATTGTCACGGACAACGAATTGGGTAGTTTGAAACAGGCTTTGGAGGGAAAATACGTTGAGCCGGGCCCCGGTGGCGACCCGATTCGAAATCCGAAAGTTTTGCCTACAGGAAAGAACATTCATGCCCTTGATCCACAGGCTATTCCTACAACAGCAGCAATGCAAAGTGCAAAAGTTGTGGTGGAGAGGTTAATAGAGAGGCAAAAGGCTGAAAATGGAGGCAAATATCCTGAGACAATTGCCCTTGTTTTGTGGGGTACTGATAACATTAAGACCTATGGTGAATCCCTGGCTCAGGTTCTGTGGATGATCGGCGTAATGCCGGTAGCTGATACGTTCGGTCGTGTCAACCGAGTCGAACCTGTGAGCCTCGAAGAGCTCGGAAGGCCTAGGATTGATGTTGTTGTCAACTGTTCGGGCGTGTTTAGAGATTTGTTCATCAATCAG ATGAACCTCTTGGATCGAGCGGTGAAGATGGTTGCGGAAATGGATGAGCCTGTGGAGCAGAACTTTGTTAGGAAGCACGCAATGGAACAAGCTCAAGCTCTTGGTATCGAGGTTCGAGAAGCTGCAACTCGAGTCTTCTCGAACGCTTCTGGATCATACTCATCTAACATTAATCTTGCTGTCGAGAATTCGTCGTGGAACGATGAGAAGCAACTCCAAGACATGTATTTGAGCAGGAAATCCTTTGCTTTTGATTGTGATGCTCCTGGAGCTGGTATGATGGAGAAGAGAAAAGTTTTCGAGATGGCTCTAAGCACGGCTGATGCCACGTTCCAAAACCTCGACTCGTCCGAGATCTCGCTGACCGACGTGAGCCATTACTTTGATTCCGATCCGACTAATTTAGTTCAAGGCCTGAGAAAGGATGGGAAGAAGCCTAATGCCTACATTGCTGATACCACTACAGCCAATGCTCAG GTCCGATCGCTCGCCGAGACGGTTCGACTTGATGCAAGAACCAAGCTGTTGAACCCCAAGTGGTACGAGGGAATGATGTCGAGTGGCTACGAGGGTGTTCGAGAAATCGAGAAGAGGCTAACCAACACGGTTGGATGGAGTGCAACGTCGGGCCAAGTCGACAACTGGGTTTACGAAGAAGCTAACACGACGTTCATTCAAGACGAGGAGATGTTGAACAGGCTGATGAAAACGAATCCAAACTCGTTTAGGAAGTTGGTGCAAACGTTCTTGGAGGCGAACGGGCGTGGATATTGGGAAACTTCGGAGGAAAATATCGAGAAACTGCGACAGTTATACTCCGAGGTCGAAGACAAGATCGAGGGGGTCGATCGATGA